The following DNA comes from Candidatus Bathyarchaeota archaeon.
GCTAGCTACCACTTTCAAGGCAAGGCTAATCCTGCTTATTGTCGTCCAAAGGGTGATGATCCCTATGTTTCCAGACGAGGGGTTCGGGGGTGTACCCCTATCTGCGGCAAAGGATATGGCCCAATATCAGGATAAGATGCGGCGCGTTTACAAGAACGTTCTTGATGAGTCCAAAGCAAAGATTAGGAAAAAACATCCGAACCTCCTCATCGACTCTATTCTCAAGGAGGGGCGTCCCTCGGCGACCATTACTAAATACGCCCAAGAATACGGTGCAGATCTTATTGTGATGGGAAGCAGGGGAATAGGGGGCTATACGGGATGGATATTAGGGAGCACAACCCGCAGAGTAGTGGACTCCTGCACCAAGCCCATCCTCATCGTTAAATGAAGATATCTGGGAAAGCTCTTTTTTCATCGGACTACAACTTAACGTGGAGGTTATACACTGGAGACTTTTGGACCCTTAATGAAAGCTGGACACATAGCATCCCAGGTGCGCGAAAAGACCCGGAGCTATGTTGAGGTGGAAAGACCTGTCATCGAGATCTGCAGCTTCGTTGAAGACAATATCAGAAAACTCGGGGGAGCCCCAGCATTTCCCTGTAACGTTGATATCGACGGGGTCGCGGCCCACTACACATCCCCTTTAGGGGATCCAAAGGTAATCCCTGATGGGTCCCTTGTAAAAATTGATATAGGAGTCCACGTCGATGGTTATATCGCCGATACCGCCGTCACCATTTGCCTTGACCCCCAGTATATTCCGATGGCTGAGGCTGCTGTAGCTGGTCTGGAGGCCGCGATTAAGATAGCAAGAGCTGGCGTGGTTGCGTCTGATATCGGTGCAGCTATCGAGAAGGCCATTAAGTCCAGGGGCTTCACTCCCATTCGCAACCTTTCGGGCCACAGGCTCGGCAGATACATAGTCCACGCCGGCAAATCTATACCTAATATCAGCGGCACCAATGGCCACAGGCTCAAGGAAGGCGAAGTATATGCAATTGAGCCATTTGCGGTTCCCCGAGACGCCTCAGCCTATGTCATAGACGGAGCCCCCAGCAATATTTATCGATTCTTGAAAAAGAGGAGAGTCCGGAGTGACGCCGCCAAGAAGATGCTCAAGCTGATCCAGACTCGCCATAGAACCCTACCTTTTGCATCTAGGTGGATCCCTGGAGATACCGAGGCTTTCGAGGAGCTGATAGAGGGGAAGTGCGTTCATTCGTATCCCCAACTCGTAGAGAAAAGTGGGGCTTCGGTGGCTCAGGCGGAGCACACGGTGATAATAGAGTCTGACGGATGTACAGTGACGACTGCCTAACGTTTCTTTTTGGGTTCAGCTTTCCGGTGAATGCCCTTGATGGTCATGATTTCCTCGCATCTTGTGCAGTCCTCATCGCTCTTGTATATATAGTCTCCCCGTTGGAAATCCCTGACCCTTTTAAGATTGCAGCTGTGGCACTCAAGTATTGTGATGACCTCTGCCTTTTCAACGGGGGGCTTCTGGCTTGATACCGCCTTTGTTCTGAAGAACATGTAGCCGATCATGGCCAAGCCTGCTGTACCTAAGAGGATGTACATGTTTCCTTGATCGGAGTTCTCTCCTCCGTAAGTCTGGAATCCTAGCCCGAGGAAGAAGAGGCTGACTAACCCAAGGACAATTAAAGATATGCGGCTGATCCAGCTAAGACTCATTATTGGGGTACTGGATTTGGCGTTGGTCATGCGGGTGGTCATTGGGCAACCCCCACAGTGTTACCAATGCCGGCCACGAGGACGGTGTCTCCCTCCTTGGTTCTATGGTCCACTATGCGTTTGACCGTCTCAACGGCGGTGTCACAGGCGGTATAGAGCTCCTTTACCAAGGGGGCGACAACGTGGGTGATGTCCTGCTTGATGGCGATGGCGTATAGAGGGATATTATGCTTCTTGATAGCTTCCTCTATCTTATGCTTCTCTACCCCGATGCCTCCGATGGCGGCTCCGACTCCCTCAGCGATGCCTCCAGTAGGTTCTCCCTCGAGTTTACCGGCGGCGTCTACCATTATAACTGCGTCCACTTTCTTACGTCCTTTTCGGCTGTTAAGTATGTTCTCAATCGCGTCTCCTGGCTTCCCCACGGAGCCCCCGGGTCCCTTGGCCTTAGTGATAATGAGGGTACGTCCATTGTAGGGGACCTCTGCGACGACCATCTCCTTTGCGATTTCGCTCCATTTATGGCCATGCATTAGACGAGCAGCAACGAGGGGGCCGACGCTGTCCCCTATGGGTATACCCTCTTTAAACGCTTGGAGGGCACGACTGTATGCCTCGATCTCCCTGACGATCATGGGGAGGATCATATGGATCTGCATGATGACATAGATGTTCATGGTCTTTTTGCCGAGGAGGTAAAAGTGTCGAATCACTTTATGGTAAACATTTAGGGCGAGGCTTGCTTCCAGAAGGTTCTCTAAATTGTTAATCTCACTATCGGACGCCTTGGGTGCCATACTTCGCACCTCGGCCTCAAATATATTCTCCCTGACGTTGAGGAGCTGCCCCATTTTACCGACAATCCCGGCAGGATCCAAACTCGTGGGAGGGATGAAAAAATGCTCGAGGAATCTCTCTACCTCTGGGGTGGGATCAAAATCATCCTCTGAGGCCTTTTTTACCTCCTCAATGGAGGTGTTGTACCCCTTGTCCCTAATCTCTTTGACCTTGCGGAGGGTACCTTCTATGGCCCTGAGCATGCTCATCGCCTGGATCCGTTGTGCATAGAATAGGTAGACAATAAAGCTTAGGCTAAAGAGGGTCTGGAGAACCATCCCGATATCACTCTGATTCTGGAGAAGCTGGCCGACCTGAATATACATATAGATCAGCAACTGAAACTCTCTTCTTTTTTATAAATGTTCATCTTAGAGCCTTCCATAATACTCGATTCTTTGATCTTTTAGAATGGGTGGGCTACCAGCTTTCACGGTTTTGCGAGGCCGAAGACATCACTACCGCCGCAAACGGAGCGTGGTTTAACTTCCGAGTTCGGAATGAGTTCGGGTGGAACCCACGCCCTTTGGCCGGCTACCCATAAAAACGGCACTGGTGCGCTTCTTTAAACATTTCGGTGGTAAGCTTCAAAGAATATCCTTAGGTTCATATTGGGCCTCAGTAGAGTGCCTCTGGATGAGGGGTTGAACTTTCGCTTTCACTGCGTCGATCTGGTTGTACGCGTTCCCTATGAATCGTGTTCTATCCTTTAAGATCTCATTGAGCTCGTCAGCTGTTATTCCTGATGCCTTGAAGTCTGAGTCTTGGGCAAGGGAATGGACGAGTTTGTTCTTCTGGGTGCCCTGTTCTCGCATTCTGAGGGCTTCAGCTATAGCGTGAGTCTTGATGATGTTGTAGGCTTTCTCTCTGCCCATTCCATGACTAAGGGCTACGCCCAAGATGGACGTAGTCGCGAGGAACGGGAGGTATCTGTCGAGTTCCTCCTCTATGATGGTTGGGTATATTCCCATCTGGTTGAGTACTGTGAGGGCAGTTTCGACGAGGCCGTCGCTGGCGTAATACGCATCAGGTATTATGACTCTGCGGAGGGCAGAGCACGATACGTCTCCCTCCTCCCACTGGTCTCCCGCGAGACGGGAGGCACCATCTGAGTACATCTTTAGGAGGTGTGAGAATGCACAGATCCGCTCTGTGCTTCGGGTATTCATCTTGTGGGGCATAACGCTGCTCCCCACCTGGCCCTCCTTGAATCCTTCGGTGACAAGCTCATATCCCGCCATGAGACGGATGGTCTTAGCGAAGCTCTCACATGCCGAGGCGAGGGCTACAAGGTGGCTTATAAGCGTATAGTCGAGGCTCCTGGGATAGACTTGGCCGGGGGCATTCAAGATTTCTGTGAATCCCAGGGATTTGGCCACTTTCTCTTCAAGGAGGCTAGCTTTCTCCGGGGATCCCATTAGGTTAGCCATGTCGAATTGGGTGCCTACAGCGCCTTTGATGCCTCTGAGGGGGTATGAGTCTAGGTACTTTTCATAGTTTGTTAGATGACTATGGAGCTCCTCAGCCCACATGGCGAATCGCCGTCCTAAGAGGGTAGGTTGGGCTGCCTGGTGGTGTGTCCTGGCGGCTATTCCAATGTGCCTGTACTCGTCGGCCTTGTCAAGGAGGTGCTGGAGGACCGAAACGTACTTTCCGAGGAGGATGCGTCCGGCCTTCTTGATCTGAAGCTGCTCTACATTGTCTGTGAGATCTCGGCTAGTCATTCCCATGTGGAGGTACTCGTAGTCCCCAGAGACGATGTTGTAGGCCTCGATTTTTGCCTTGACATCGTGCTTAGTCCTCATCTCGATCTCCTTGATTAGGCCCAGGTCTATCTCGGCCTTTGCCTTCTGGTAAGCTTCGATAGCCTCCATGGGGATCTCAAGGCCCAGTTCTTTCTGGGCATTTAGGACAGCGAGCCAGAGGTCTCTCTCATATCTTGCTTTGCCTTCCTCTGAGAATATAGCGTTCATCTCCCGGGTGGCGTATCTCTGGGAGAGTATGTTGGGGTTGACCAAGGGATGCACCTTGATTTCACAGGTACCTTTACTGGATTTAATTATACGGTCTGAAACAACCCTCTGTACCGGAATCAACAACCAAAACTGTCTGTTTGAGTTTACCTATTTTTTAAGATCGGAGGCTACTCTTCTCGGAATTTGTGGAGATAGAGTACCCCTTCTATTTTATCATCTTCTATGGTCATCTCATCCAGGGTTTGCCAATAAAGGCAGTGTATTTTGATAGAGTTGGGAACGGCTCTGAATAATTCAGTTTAGGGGTTGTATCTGTTGCCTTCTTAACGTATGGTCTTGGTAGGGCTACAGGTTGCAGTCTTGTTGCTTTCCTTGATTTCGGGGAGCATGGGTCTCCTGAACCGGAGGATCGTCCGTGGTGTTCTGATGTGGGGACAGGATAAGCATTGGATCTCGGGGGCGGGGAGGTTTCCGACTATAGGATTTCCTGGGGGTGGTAATGCTTATTTATCTGGTGGGTTGTAGCGGTGTCTGCAAGGG
Coding sequences within:
- a CDS encoding universal stress protein produces the protein MYNTILVSIDGSEPSDNALDHAVMLATTFKARLILLIVVQRVMIPMFPDEGFGGVPLSAAKDMAQYQDKMRRVYKNVLDESKAKIRKKHPNLLIDSILKEGRPSATITKYAQEYGADLIVMGSRGIGGYTGWILGSTTRRVVDSCTKPILIVK
- the map gene encoding type II methionyl aminopeptidase, producing the protein MKAGHIASQVREKTRSYVEVERPVIEICSFVEDNIRKLGGAPAFPCNVDIDGVAAHYTSPLGDPKVIPDGSLVKIDIGVHVDGYIADTAVTICLDPQYIPMAEAAVAGLEAAIKIARAGVVASDIGAAIEKAIKSRGFTPIRNLSGHRLGRYIVHAGKSIPNISGTNGHRLKEGEVYAIEPFAVPRDASAYVIDGAPSNIYRFLKKRRVRSDAAKKMLKLIQTRHRTLPFASRWIPGDTEAFEELIEGKCVHSYPQLVEKSGASVAQAEHTVIIESDGCTVTTA
- a CDS encoding DUF1512 domain-containing protein, producing the protein MYIQVGQLLQNQSDIGMVLQTLFSLSFIVYLFYAQRIQAMSMLRAIEGTLRKVKEIRDKGYNTSIEEVKKASEDDFDPTPEVERFLEHFFIPPTSLDPAGIVGKMGQLLNVRENIFEAEVRSMAPKASDSEINNLENLLEASLALNVYHKVIRHFYLLGKKTMNIYVIMQIHMILPMIVREIEAYSRALQAFKEGIPIGDSVGPLVAARLMHGHKWSEIAKEMVVAEVPYNGRTLIITKAKGPGGSVGKPGDAIENILNSRKGRKKVDAVIMVDAAGKLEGEPTGGIAEGVGAAIGGIGVEKHKIEEAIKKHNIPLYAIAIKQDITHVVAPLVKELYTACDTAVETVKRIVDHRTKEGDTVLVAGIGNTVGVAQ
- the purB gene encoding adenylosuccinate lyase; the encoded protein is MKVHPLVNPNILSQRYATREMNAIFSEEGKARYERDLWLAVLNAQKELGLEIPMEAIEAYQKAKAEIDLGLIKEIEMRTKHDVKAKIEAYNIVSGDYEYLHMGMTSRDLTDNVEQLQIKKAGRILLGKYVSVLQHLLDKADEYRHIGIAARTHHQAAQPTLLGRRFAMWAEELHSHLTNYEKYLDSYPLRGIKGAVGTQFDMANLMGSPEKASLLEEKVAKSLGFTEILNAPGQVYPRSLDYTLISHLVALASACESFAKTIRLMAGYELVTEGFKEGQVGSSVMPHKMNTRSTERICAFSHLLKMYSDGASRLAGDQWEEGDVSCSALRRVIIPDAYYASDGLVETALTVLNQMGIYPTIIEEELDRYLPFLATTSILGVALSHGMGREKAYNIIKTHAIAEALRMREQGTQKNKLVHSLAQDSDFKASGITADELNEILKDRTRFIGNAYNQIDAVKAKVQPLIQRHSTEAQYEPKDIL